From the Tetrapisispora phaffii CBS 4417 chromosome 10, complete genome genome, one window contains:
- the ETT1 gene encoding Ett1p (similar to Saccharomyces cerevisiae YOR051C; ancestral locus Anc_5.650), whose protein sequence is MAKRPLGLGKKNREKRRKLEDSAVTQSSDDKEKSPTPSNQIDIELKDNTDPDNELHQLEGLWLNYFNSDREDEMLLNGIVHECDRLLREAKLNNQSAIEKQIAENEIFYAIYALALSELTIFKSGEEEDSEKKSKLIAEFFENAIDRCEAGLTNLPDSELLNLVHSKIILQRIPLQYISTMKLDSKKTEKLDLLSLFELAKKKYFNISKHADLSYEVLIMMNDLLDIIENFGHENEIEEGLDSDNEEDLEMVELSEEHPLFDLQTKVSENYDWLREKLSELTGLVSAEDNKSLFHNIHRTAGELFLKQAEEPALIFMQQYDNDEPKVDVSKLKKAQKESLDLTTNALKYLKKAQIEDEPKTWVQVAEAYIDLGNLHDYKSKEQENAYSEAEKILTRANKATNGKFQIILDNLLEN, encoded by the coding sequence ATGGCTAAAAGACCTTTAGGTTTAGGTAAAAAGAACAGGGAAAAGAGGAGAAAACTTGAGGATTCTGCTGTCACTCAATCATCagatgataaagaaaagtCACCAACTCCAAGCAACCAGATTGACATTGAGTTAAAGGATAATACAGACCCCGATAACGAATTACATCAATTAGAAGGGTTATGGTTAAACTACTTCAATTCTGATAGAGAAGATGAAATGTTGTTGAATGGTATTGTGCATGAATGTGACAGATTATTACGTGAAGCTAAATTGAACAACCAATCTGCTATCGAAAAGCAAATTgctgaaaatgaaatattttatgcCATCTACGCTCTAGCTTTATCTGAGTTGACTATCTTCAAATCTGGTGAGGAAGAGGATTCTGAAAAGAAGTCAAAATTAATTGCCGAATTTTTCGAAAATGCCATTGACAGATGTGAAGCTGGTTTAACCAACTTACCAGAttcagaattattaaatttggtTCATTCTAAAATCATACTGCAAAGAATTCCTTTACAATATATCTCAACAATGAAACTAGATTCTAAGAAAACTGAGAAACTAGACTTATTATCCCTTTTTGAATTGgcaaaaaagaaatactTCAACATTAGCAAGCATGCCGATTTAAGTTATGAAGTATTAATTATGATGAACGATTTATTAGACATCATTGAAAACTTCGGTCATGAAAACgaaattgaagaaggtTTAGATAGTGACAACGAAGAAGATTTAGAAATGGTTGAATTATCAGAAGAACATCCTCTATTTGACTTGCAAACAAAAGTTAGTGAAAATTACGATTGGTTAAGAGAGAAATTAAGTGAACTTACAGGTTTAGTTTCTGCTGAGGATAATAAATCTCTATTCCACAACATTCACAGGACCGCTGGTGAACTATTCCTAAAGCAAGCTGAAGAACCAGCTTTAATTTTCATGCAACAATACGACAACGATGAACCTAAAGTAGATGTCAGCAAATTAAAGAAAGCACAAAAGGAATCTTTGGACTTGACAACTAATgctttgaaatatttaaagaaagcTCAAATCGAAGACGAACCAAAGACATGGGTCCAAGTTGCAGAAGCCTATATCGACTTAGGTAACTTACACGATtataaatcaaaagaaCAAGAGAATGCTTATTCTGAGGCTGAAAAAATCTTAACTAGAGCTAACAAAGCTACCAACGGGAAGTTTCAAATTATCTTAGATAATCTACTGGAAAATTAA
- the TPHA0J01290 gene encoding uncharacterized protein (similar to Saccharomyces cerevisiae YKR070W; ancestral locus Anc_5.652): MFRRSLLSCVRKNSTASAANPNNLAFAFDIDGVLLRSKTAIPKGREALKLLDSSNIPFIVLTNGGGYLEQEKAQQLSDILDVNIDERQVVLSHTPYKMLTKDYNKVLTVGIPNVRKVAKEYGFKDVVHQSDIIRHNNYVAPFSGLINEELMKISKEIPDIATKNFDAILVFNDPHDWAADLQIISDLLISKNGQLGTIRTEESEKPSIPIYFSNNDLLWANKYSLNRFGQGAFRLLVHTLYSSMNNGKTLADVVIGKPTNITYNFAHNVLIQWRNHLVNGTQKNKAATKYSNWRDIVSTTPFEKFDNGKMGVFMVGDNPASDIIGANSYNWNSCLVKTGVYKEGDKLEGKLKPDMIENDVYTVVQKVLEKYL, encoded by the coding sequence aTGTTTAGGAGATCTTTGCTTTCATGTGTTAGAAAGAATAGTACAGCAAGTGCAGCCAATCCAAATAATTTGGCATTTGcttttgatattgatggTGTCCTGCTGAGAAGTAAAACTGCTATTCCAAAGGGTCGAGAAGCgttaaaattattggattCGAGTAATATCCCTTTTATAGTATTAACTAATGGAGGAGGATACTTAGAACAAGAAAAAGCACAACAGTTGTCTGATATTTTAGATGTAAATATAGACGAAAGACAAGTGGTATTGAGTCATACACCTTATAAGATGTTAACAAAAGATtataataaagttttaaCTGTAGGAATTCCAAATGTCAGGAAAGTAGCCAAAGAATATGGATTTAAAGATGTCGTTCACCAAAGTGACATTATACGTCACAATAACTATGTTGCTCCTTTTTCTGGTCTCATTAATGAagaattgatgaaaatttcaaaagaaattccAGATATTGCtactaaaaattttgatgcAATTTTGGTATTCAATGACCCTCACGATTGGGCAGCTGATCTGCAAATTATTTCAGACTTAttaatttccaaaaatGGCCAACTTGGCACTATTAGAACTGAAGAATCCGAAAAACCTTCTATTCCAATATACTTCTCGAATAATGATCTTTTATGGGCAAacaaatattcattaaatagATTTGGTCAAGGTGCGTTTAGATTATTAGTCCATACTCTATATTCCAGTATGAATAATGGAAAAACACTAGCTGACGTAGTCATTGGAAAACCAACAAATATTACGTATAATTTTGCTCATAATGTTTTAATCCAATGGAGAAATCATCTCGTTAATGGTAcccaaaaaaataaagctGCTACCAAATACTCTAATTGGAGGGATATAGTGTCAACGACACCCTTTGAAAAATTCGACAATGGTAAAATGGGCGTGTTCATGGTTGGGGATAATCCTGCTAGTGATATTATCGGTGCCAATTCGTATAACTGGAATAGTTGTCTCGTGAAGACAGGGGTTTATAAAGAAGGAGATAAGCTAGAGGGAAAGCTTAAACCAGATatgattgaaaatgatgtaTATACGGTTGTTCAAAAGGTTCTTGAAAAATACTTGTAA
- the DRE2 gene encoding electron carrier DRE2 (similar to Saccharomyces cerevisiae DRE2 (YKR071C); ancestral locus Anc_5.654): MKEGLLLIHPAITTLPEVLEQFEINALKQNIKIIHRLLIDKLANDASGISDNKYEVIIYLTPEKEDDVKFPVTFIPIIFGMLNDNGYFYGLSDKYKLPALVNGFEIDKENNKSSTTLAYRWRKKTNYETNQTVGLVNRTISNINRNSKKYSKTKLPSFKKKLISVGKNVDIDNISQNMTAVLSTPLIDDNIFDDNNEELEGDSDKLKYFESATTADFDDIEEDSLLEKNIYGMGSDSITMLICGKTKTKTKKACKDCSCGLKEDEQKEINKIRNTQKRAIKFSKEELTEVDFTIESKRVGGCGSCTLGDAFRCSGCPYLGLPAFKPGQAINLTSIVDDL; the protein is encoded by the coding sequence ATGAAAGAAGGACTCTTATTAATACACCCTGCTATTACAACATTGCCTGAAGTACTTGaacaatttgaaataaatgcGTTAAAACAGaacataaaaattatacaCCGACTTTTGATTGATAAATTGGCAAATGATGCAAGTGGGATAAGTGATAACAAATATGAagtaattatttatttgacACCAGAAAAGGAAGATGATGTAAAATTTCCAGTAACCTTTATTCCAATCATATTTGGGATGTTAAATGATAATGGATATTTCTATGGGTTAAGTgataaatacaaattaCCAGCTTTGGTTAATGGATTTGAAATTGACAAGGAAAATAACAAATCAAGTACAACGTTAGCATATCGTTGGAGAAAGAAAACTAATTATGAGACTAACCAAACAGTAGGTTTAGTCAATAGgacaatttcaaatattaacagaaactcaaaaaaatattctaaaacaaaattgccttcatttaaaaaaaaactaATTTCTGTGGGTAAAAATGTAGatatagataatatatCCCAAAATATGACTGCCGTGTTATCAACTCCGTTAATagatgataatatatttgatgataACAACGAAGAACTAGAAGGTGATAGTGATAAGCTGAAGTACTTTGAAAGTGCAACCACGGCTGATTTTGATGATATCGAAGAAGACtcattattagaaaaaaatatttatggTATGGGATCAGATTCTATTACAATGCTTATCTGCGGTAAAACTAAAACAAAAACCAAGAAAGCGTGTAAAGATTGCTCTTGTGGTTTAAAAGAAGACGAACAAAAAGagattaataaaatcagaAATACCCAAAAAAGGGCTATAAAATTTTCCAAAGAAGAGTTGACAGAAGTTGATTTTACCATTGAAAGTAAACGAGTTGGAGGTTGTGGTTCTTGTACCTTAGGAGATGCTTTCAGATGTTCTGGATGTCCTTATTTGGGATTGCCTGCATTCAAACCTGGTCAGGCAATCAATTTGACTTCCATTGTAGATGATTTGTGA
- the SIS2 gene encoding phosphopantothenoylcysteine decarboxylase complex subunit SIS2 (similar to Saccharomyces cerevisiae SIS2 (YKR072C) and VHS3 (YOR054C); ancestral locus Anc_5.655) — protein MSKPSNNGDSNITHPAFSVGVPEDKKKEKIHNGLGTSSVINNGILDNKQSPSRREKSPIIGNQQNTIPIINKTSLTGSTIFSSPVEGIKRAPTVTFSDDKTSNMRTNESNLLIDKKVVRAISPLSQMTEKNPIPEIKSQIMQPTPVCSGLTSSRTSNSREPTNLMPKSIIMKPNEPPTSNSASTPVFAESLCRSASVVSSQGIRSPLLFQSDIPAQQLDSLSLDVDSAGLQKGVVNIAKRENAKNLDPRLPQDDGRFHVLLGATGALGVSKIKLMIKKLEEIYGRDKMSIQVILTKAATQFFNKKYSKKLKLASANENRNNTNTVNTSNIDNKSTTQKNTLASKLSSNNTYNNESPSHSSSYSMLSPLNTSLGSQVSLQKAPLSAQVELPPHIQVWTDQDEWTAWSQRTDPVLHIELRRWADILVIAPLTANTLSKIAIGLCDNLLTCVIRAWNPSFPILLAPSMISSTYNCYTTKKHLKVINEEMPWITVFKPSEKIMDINGDIGLGGMMDWNEIVDKIVMKLGGYPVEEDSADDDEDDENENDDKKAETDYDDDDDDDDDDDDDDDDDDDDEDSDDKNIITSVDKPRI, from the coding sequence ATGTCAAAACCTTCGAATAATGGAGATAGTAACATAACACACCCTGCATTTTCAGTTGGTGTTCCAGaagataaaaagaaagaaaagattCACAATGGTTTAGGAACTTCAAGTGTCATCAATAATGGAATTTTAGATAACAAACAATCTCCATCTCGCAGAGAAAAATCTCCTATCATTGGTAATCAGCAAAATACGATACCtataataaacaaaacaaGCTTAACAGGATCAACTATTTTTAGTTCTCCAGTGGAAGGTATTAAAAGAGCACCCACTGTAACATTTTCCGACGATAAAACATCCAATATGAGAACTAATGAAAGTAATTTATTGATAGATAAAAAAGTAGTCAGAGCTATAAGTCCATTATCACAAATGACTGAAAAGAATCCTATACCGGAGATAAAATCCCAGATTATGCAACCGACTCCAGTGTGTTCTGGATTAACCTCTTCACGTACATCAAATAGTAGAGAACCAACAAATCTAATGCCTAAAAGTATTATCATGAAGCCTAACGAACCACCTACTTCAAATTCAGCATCTACTCCAGTTTTTGCAGAATCTTTATGTAGGAGTGCCAGCGTTGTATCATCCCAAGGAATTAGATCACCACTACTTTTTCAAAGTGATATACCTGCTCAACAGTTAGATTCTTTGTCGTTAGATGTTGACTCAGCTGGTTTGCAGAAAGGTGTGGTAAATATAgcaaaaagagaaaatgCAAAGAACTTGGACCCTCGGCTTCCTCAGGATGATGGTAGATTCCATGTATTATTAGGAGCCACTGGTGCGCTCGGAGTTTCTAAGATAAAACTAATGATTAAGAAGCTAGAAGAAATATATGGAAGAGACAAAATGAGTATTCAAGTCATATTGACTAAAGCTGCTAcacaatttttcaataaaaaatactCTAAGAAGTTAAAATTGGCCTCTGCAAATGAAAATAGGAACAATACTAATACCGTCAACACGTCgaatattgataataagaGTACTACTCAAAAGAATACATTGGCGTCAAAACtctcttcaaataatacaTATAACAATGAATCTCCTAGTCATTCCTCAAGTTACTCTATGCTATCTCCGCTTAACACTAGCCTAGGATCACAGGTTAGTTTACAGAAGGCACCATTATCTGCCCAAGTTGAATTGCCACCTCATATTCAAGTTTGGACAGATCAAGACGAATGGACCGCTTGGTCTCAACGTACTGATCCTGTGTTACATATAGAGCTACGCCGTTGGGCTGATATTTTAGTAATAGCACCATTAACGGCTAACactttatcaaaaatagcTATTGGTTTATGCGATAACTTATTAACATGTGTCATCAGAGCCTGGAACCCATCTTTTCCTATACTGTTGGCGCCTTCTATGATCAGCAGCACCTATAACTGCTACACAACTAAGAAGCACTTAAAGGtaataaatgaagaaatgCCATGGATAACTGTATTTAAGCCTTCAGAAAAGATTATGGATATAAATGGTGACATCGGTTTAGGTGGTATGATGGACTGGAACGAGATAGTCGATAAAATTGTGATGAAGTTAGGTGGATACCCAGTTGAAGAAGATAGTgcagatgatgatgaagatgatgaaaatgagaACGATGATAAGAAAGCCGAAACTGACTacgatgatgatgatgatgacgatgacGATGACgatgacgatgatgacgatgatgacgatgacGAGGACAGTGATGATAAGAATATCATAACATCTGTTGATAAACCAAGAATATAA
- the NOB1 gene encoding rRNA-binding endoribonuclease (similar to Saccharomyces cerevisiae NOB1 (YOR056C); ancestral locus Anc_5.656) yields the protein MSKESSTAHVKALVLDATPLITHPYSHYQGFAQAFYTTPTVFNEIKDERARKNLEIWQSLGSIELRHPSQESIERISKFAKLTGDFSVLSANDIHILALSYDLEVELNEGDWRLRKQPGDDLNVPSTEEQKDATNETENAIENSDTEVPVAKKKNRRRGGKKQRAKREAEAAARATEEATATLETGESESVSERLLKEEDEEAKNEATQENLDSSEQLNENTLEDEDDGEWITPDNLTKTIIKDSGADTEGSRGVEATEAEKNIALNLPGNQVALATGDFAIQNVALQMNLNLMNFMSGLKIKRLRNYMSRCHACFRMFPMPKDGKPLHFCPSCGGQGTLLRCAVSVDSKTGNITPHLKRNFQWSNRGVRYSIASPLSKNSQKKYGKKGYVHSKPQTDGYVIREDQKEYEKLMKQEDWTRRHNEKVLENWIGGGSADNYMSPFAISGLKHHSVKVGRSRYVNSNNKKK from the coding sequence ATGAGCAAAGAATCATCGACTGCTCATGTCAAGGCTTTAGTACTTGATGCTACTCCACTGATTACACACCCATATTCTCATTATCAAGGGTTTGCTCAAGCTTTCTACACTACCCCAACtgtttttaatgaaattaaagatgaaaGAGCTAGAAAGAATTTAGAAATTTGGCAAAGCCTTGGTTCTATCGAATTGAGACATCCAAGTCAAGAGTCTATAGAAAGAATAAGCAAATTTGCAAAACTAACTGGTGATTTCTCAGTTTTGAGTGCAAATGATATTCATATACTAGCACTATCTTATGACTTAGAGGttgaattaaatgaagGTGACTGGAGATTGAGAAAACAACCTGGTGATGATCTAAACGTTCCATCCACTGAAGAACAAAAAGATGCTACTAATGAAACAGAGAATGCCATTGAAAATTCAGATACTGAAGTACCTGTAGCCAAAAAGAAGAACAGAAGAAGAGGTGGTAAAAAGCAAAGAGCTAAAAGAGAAGCTGAAGCTGCTGCCAGAGCGACAGAAGAAGCTACTGCTACTCTAGAAACAGGAGAAAGTGAAAGCGTAAGTGAACGTTTATTGAAGGAGGAAGATGAAGAGGCTAAGAATGAAGCTACACAAGAAAACCTGGATAGTTCGGAACagttaaatgaaaatacccttgaagatgaagatgacgGTGAATGGATTACTCCAGATAACTTGACAAAAACTATAATAAAAGACAGTGGTGCTGATACAGAAGGTTCTCGTGGTGTCGAAGCTACTGAAGCTGAGAAGAATATTGCTTTAAATTTACCGGGCAATCAAGTTGCTTTAGCGACAGGTGACTTTGCAATTCAGAATGTAGCTTTACAAATGAACTTGAACTTGATGAACTTCATGTCAGGTTTAAAGATCAAGAGACTACGTAACTATATGTCAAGATGTCATGCTTGTTTCAGGATGTTCCCTATGCCAAAGGATGGCAAACCTCTTCATTTTTGTCCATCATGTGGTGGTCAAGGTACCTTGCTTAGATGTGCCGTTTCTGTTGATTCTAAAACTGGTAATATTACACCTCATTTGAAACGTAACTTTCAATGGAGCAATAGAGGTGTTAGGTATTCTATCGCTAGCCCATTATCTAAGAATtctcaaaaaaaatatggtAAGAAAGGTTATGTACACTCCAAGCCACAAACTGACGGCTATGTAATTAGAGAAGACCAAAAAGAATACGAAAAACTAATGAAACAAGAAGATTGGACAAGAAGACACAATGAAAAAGTTTTAGAAAACTGGATAGGCGGTGGTTCCGCTGATAATTATATGTCACCATTCGCTATTTCAGGTTTAAAACATCATTCAGTTAAAGTCGGAAGGAGTAGATACGTTAACAGtaacaataaaaagaaataa
- the AIM29 gene encoding Aim29p (similar to Saccharomyces cerevisiae YKR074W; ancestral locus Anc_5.659), which translates to MSASQDFDIEEPLTSSSRPLTNATITVRVIKSFPFRNVKNLILSNYDLKTKTPKDLFDEVTKRIQSEASFRPFRTITYDTFKVYTHAHGSKTVNLVINFDHDDDWTLDIENPNKKLFEYGIENETEISFYKLSDYVAYKANPIEKW; encoded by the coding sequence ATGTCTGCCTCTCAagattttgatattgaagaacCATTGACTTCTTCTTCCAGGCCATTAACTAATGCCACTATTACTGTTAGAGTGATTAAATCTTTCCCATTTAGAAATGTTAAGAATCTCATTTTATCTAATTATGATTTGAAGACAAAGACGCCAAAAGATTTATTCGATGAGGTAACTAAACGTATTCAATCTGAAGCTTCATTTAGGCCATTCCGTACTATAACGTATGACACTTTTAAAGTCTATACACATGCACATGGTTCCAAGACTGTTAATTTAGTGATAAACTTCGATCATGATGACGACTGGACATTAGACATTGAGAATcctaataaaaaattgtttgaGTATGGTATTGAGAACGAAACtgaaatatctttttataaattgaGTGATTATGTTGCATATAAAGCCAATcctattgaaaaatggtaG